TGAAATAATCTTAAAACCGGACGGACTATTTAGAGGCACCCTCCTGTTCACTCATTATTTGATTAAACCAAATGATTCTCGACCAGCTTATAACCCTGACCGTGTATATTCAGGATTTGCAGGCGCTCATCATCTTTCAAATATTTTCTGATTTTAGAAATAAAGACATCCATACTGCGGGCTGTGAAATAGCTGTCATCCTGCCATACATGTTTCAGCGCCAGTTCTCGTTCCAGTATCTGATTTTTCTTTTCAAAGAACAGGCGTAATAACTCATTCTCCTTGGTCGTCAGTTTGACCTCATTGCCTTTCACAAACAACTTATGGTTCTTGTAATCCAATTTGCAATCCCCTGCAAAGTATTCGTCCTGAGCCGTCTGAACTTCATGTTTTTCTGTCCTGCGCAGAATCGCGTTCATCTTCAACTCCAGGATTTCCATACTGAAAGGTTTCGTGATATAATCATCCGCTCCAAGTGTGAGCCCCTTAATCTTATCTTCCTTCAAAGATTTAGCCGTCAGGAAAATGATAGGAATATCTTTGTCATCTCGCCTGATTTCTTCCGCCACGGAAAATCCATCCTTCTTAGGCATCATAACATCGAGCAGTATAATGTCGTATGAATTTTTCCGATAAGCAAATAAACCTTCCACACCATCTCGTTTCAATTCTACCTCAAAGTTTTTATGTTTTAAGTATTCCTGCAGCAACATGCCTAAGTTCGGGTCATCTTCTACAAGTAAAACTTTCTTTTTAATGGTTGTATTCATAATAGTGATTTTTTGGGTGAATATTTTTACGATTTTATGTCAAATGGTAACTGAATAATGAATTTTGATCCTTCCTTAAACCTGCTTTCTACTTTTATTTTTCCCTGGTGTTTTTCAACAATCGACTTCACATAACTCAACCCCAGCCCAAACCCCTTGGTATCGTGGACATTTCCTCTGGAAACACGGTAGAATTTATCAAACACCTTCTGCTGATCCTCTCTGGAAAGTCCGACCCCATTATCTATAACTTCAATTTGTATGCCTGACGTATAGTTAAAAGTGTTAATTTTTATTAACGGCTTTTTATCATTGTACTTTATAGCATTGTCAATCAGGTTGTTAATGACACTTGTAAAGTGCATTTCGTCAATTTTGGTGATGGGCTGTTCCGCCTTTAGGTTCAGTTCAATCCTGCCCTCCAAATCTTCCAGAATAAGATTGAATCTTGCAGCAGTGGCGGTAATAATAGCGTGAATATCCCTGTCTTCGAGGTTCAGCTGCAGCTCCCCTTTTTCCAATCGGGCCAGTTGTAATACCTGTTCAACATGATTGTACAAACGCTTATTCTCATCAAAGATGATTCCCGCATATTTTGCCCGGTTGTCCTCCGAAGAAGAGATGGAATTATCTTTCAGCATTTCGCTGGCGATGGAAATGGTGGCTATCGGCGTCTTCAGTTCATGGGTCATATTGTTGATAAAATCTGTCTTCATATCCGACAATTTCTTTTGCTTGAAAATTATCTGGAACAGCAGTATAAAGGAACCCACTACCATTAAAAAGAAAAAGGAAGAAGACAAAATCATCGGCGACATGGATGCATATAAATATTTCTTTCTGTCCGGCAGCATCAGTTTCAATGTCTTACATTCATTGATCATACTTCTTCTGAACAAGTCAATGGAATAAGGGGTCTTGTATAGTTCCAGTAAAGGAGCGTTTTTAGAAAGCAACACAAAATTATTGGGTGCATATTCTGTAATACCGTAATGTGCTCTCGTTTTTATACCATGTGCCCTCAGTGCTTCGTCTATTATCTGTTTCAACCTGGAGGTATCAAGTAATTCAGTTACGGGCTGCAGGCTCGTCATTTGCTGCATCATAAACTCCTGCAGATTGTCTATTTCCAATGACAAATCAGCGGCGGCATTGCTTTCCGGTGACGGAAGCAGCGGATTGGTGTGGCTATGCTCATATTCACCATTCGTCAGTGGCGGACTCAGACGTTTAGGAGTATCAAATTCAGTATTCTCATCCTCATCACTTGACATTTCGATGATAATTCCGCCATTTTCATCCAGGTGAATCTTTCTGGACTGAATCATTTTATTTACAATTGGCTGATAGGCCAAATCCTCAATTTTGGCGGACATATCAATCATCGCATCGTAAACCGCTTTGTCAAATTCCTGTTCACGCGATTTTATAGCTCCCTTCAGCCAAAATAGTTGTACCACTCCGATTCCGAATAACCCTAGGAATAAAAGGATGGCAATGAAAAGCAGCAGATTTTTATTCACATTTCAAAATTACACCCCGGCATACTTGCAAAATGTTAACAATTCTTAATGTATTGATTCCTATCAGTTTAAAATTGAAAATCAAGTAATTACATAATTTATAAAAACGAACTTTATCTTTACGGAGCGCTCAAAAACGGGCATACGGCAACAAATGAAAAAAGCTATCCTTTCCGTATCCATTTTAATGGTAATAAAAATGAATGCCTGCAGCCAGCAAGATCTACCGGTAGCGGGAAAGGTAAACGATCAGATACGCATTACAAGTGATTCCACTTTATCTTTTGCCTTTTATCCACCACTAGATACCGTTCAACCAACTAAAGTGGCATTTATTTTTTTTGATCCGAGCGGGAATGGAGCCTTACCGGTTCATTTGTATAAGAAACTGGCAGATAAATATAATATCGCTTTAATTGGAAACAACAACTCCTCCAATACGAATGATTTCAATTCCATAAGCGCTCATTTTGCGGCACTTTTGGGTGAATTAAAAACCATCTATCATTTATCAGAAAAAAATATCGCTTTGTGGGGGTTTTCGGGAGGTGCAAAAGCGGCACTAAAAAACATTGGCCTGAACAACCAGATTAATTACTGCATCTACGGAGGTTCGGTCATGGATATTGAAAACAACCGCTGCGAATTACTGGGATTTAACGGAAAGCAGGATATGAATTATACCGATCTGCTTTGGTTTGCCAACGAACAACAGAAAAACCTTCGGCATTATCAGATTCAGTTTACAGGGAAACACACCTGGCCGGATACCATTACGGCAGAAAATGCATTTCGTTGGCTGCTCTTAAAAAAGATGCAGCGGAAGGAACTGGATAAAGACTCTAAATTAATATCCGGCACAAAATCGGCATTTAAGAAAGAAATTAAAAAGAAATTAATCGCCACACACTATTTAGATGCGGTGAATGCCTGCAATAAGGCCATCTTCTTTCTGCAACAACTGACAGATGTCAGCCAATTTGAAACCCAAAAGGCATACATTCTGAACATGCCGCAATTTACCGCCGAATACAAAGCTTTTGAAACGTCCATACTCAAAGAAACAACACTAAAAAAGGAATACCTGCAAAACCTGTTCAGTAAAGACACGACTTACTGGAATAAGACAATCACTGAATTATTTGCGTCTTCAAAATCAGATAACTCAGGCGTTTACAACCGGTTGCTGGGATTTCTATCACTGGCCGGTTATACCTATGCCAGCCGGTTGTTTCAGGTGAATGATATCAAGGCTTTAGAACAGATATTGTGCATCTACCATCATTCCGACCCAAGCAATCCGGAGCAGGCTTATATGAGCGCAAAATTGTGGCTGCTGAAAAACGAACCTGAAAAAGCTAAAGAGATGCTGAAGGAATCCATACAATTAGGGATGGATAACAGCAGGATCCAATCCGATGAAATCTTTAAACTTTTGAGATAAAAACTATCCTTGTATGATAGTTTTAGCTTCAGCGAGCTTTTTATCTATCTGTCCGGTCCAGAAATGGAAGTACATAATAAAATCTGACGCAAGGCTGAACAACGGATACTGGAAGGTGGCTGGTTTATTTTTCTCAAATATAAAATGTCCCATCCATGCGAAACCATATCCGAAAACAGGCAGCAGAAAAAACATCCACCATTTATGTGTCAGGACTGCGGCAATGATGATAACAAACAAACCTGTTGTACCGATGTAGTGAAACATACGGCAGGTCGGATCGCTGTGTTCCGTCAGATAGTAGGGATAAAAATCTTTAAGTGTCTGATATTTTCTTTCCATAAATTCGGTTTAAACGGTATGACCGAATAAAAATAATCATAATTTAGATATAATACACCCTTTTCGACTGCGGGATATACACTTTTTATCTTTGCAGCATGCAATTACGCAGCAAAGCATATGCTCAAATGCATGCCGCCACCTTTTTGTGGGGGATTACGGCTATACTCGGGAAGTTGATTAGCATCCGCGAATTTCCCCTAGTGTGGTACCGTATGTTTTTCATCAGCATCGTATTGTTTTTCATTCCAGGTTTAATATCCAAACTTAAAGCATTATCGAATAAGGAGATCCGTATTCTTTCAGGGATTGGCGTCATGATTGCGCTGCATTGGGTGGCATGGTATGGTTCTATTAAGTTTGCAAACGCCTCGGTAGCCGTAAGCTGTATCGCGCTTGTATCCTTATTCGTGGCATTACTGGAACCCCTGATTAATCGCACCCCGTTTATTAAATCCAATATTATCCTGGGGTTAGTCGTTATTCCGGGAATTCTGTTAATCAACGAATCACTGGACTTGAATTTTAAATTCGGATTTTTTCTGGGCATACTGGCAGCGTTGTTTGCGGCTGTTTTTACGATTCTGAATAAGCGGTTTACGCAGGCATTGGACCCCAACCTCATTACCTTTACACAGATGCTGAGCGGTTGGATATTCCTGACCCTGTGCCTGCCTTTGTATATCCTGGAAAACCCGGGTAGTTTTCATTTACCCGGTTGGAATGATTTTATACTGCTGCTTATATTATCTATCTTTTGCACCATTATTCCTTACAATCTTTTTTTAAGGGCGCTGAAAGCAAGCAATGCATTCACCACTTCCCTGATTAATAATCTGGAGCCGGTATATGGCATTCTGCTGGCGGTGATCTTCCTTCAGGAGAACAAACAGTTAAATCCTAAATTCTATTTCGGAACCGGAATTATTTTATCTGCAGTCTTTATTCATGCCTTTCTTAGCAACCCGAAGAAAACAACCATCATTTGAACACCGTTCCTTTCCTTGTCATCCAAGGGTGAATTTCATATGCCAGCCTACCGGACGTTATAGCAGGATCCGTTTGCAACACTTTCTCCACTTCAGTTGCATCCTTTAGATCAAAGATGAATATTCCGCGCCATAAGCCATCATCCAAAAACGGCCCGGAAACCAACAGCTTTCCCTCTTCTGACAGCCTGCCTATATTTTCCAGATGGCCTTTCTGGATCTGTTCCGCTGTGGAAGAATCCTGTGTCCTGTTTTTGCCCTTCGTCAGCATAACAAAGTAATACTGCTTCATTGCTGTATTTTCCCTTTTATCTTTTTCTTTCTTTCCGAAAGCAAATGACACAATAATACTTGCAATGGAAAAGGTGATTATTTTTTTCATGGTTTGGTGTTTGCCGTTAATTACTCCCACGGATGGTAGCTACGTTCTGCACTATTCAGAACCTCTTCTTTTCTTAATGACATTTTCTTGGTTTGCCCGTTTATAAATAACTCCATTTGGTCCGTATAATGTTTGCTATCCGGATGCGTCGATGCACCAAACGGAGAAACGGTGTTGATTTCAACATTTTCTCTGCCAAATTTTATAAATTGCATATAGCCGTCTCCTGCCGTCATTTTGTAAATACCCAGCTTCTTATCATACTTGGTATCGACCGCCCTGGGCACCTCAGACAAACCACTGATTGGGTAGCTTTTATTGCCCCTGACGAGACGCTGCAAATGACCTAATTCCACATCTGTAGTTTTGAATTTTTTTAACAAATAATTTTTGGCTTTTGACAAAGCATCAATGACCTGTTCTTCCGATAGCGGTTTTTCCTTTATCATCAAGAAAGCAAATGGAATCTTTGACCTCCCATTCATGAATTTATTGGTCAACATGGCTATGCCGGCATTTTTGTCCGTTGAATGTCCGCTTAGATCCCATTCTTTTATTTTAATAATGACATCTTTCAGTTCCGGATATTTAGATGTATCCAGTGTGAAAAGCGCACTGAAATTTCGTTTGTATCGGCCGTCCGGCTCATACGACAAATCGAATTTAATACGCTTAAAATCCTCCCAGGTAAATTTACCCGTATGTTCATTTAACAGGCTGGAAAAGCGTTCATTCCTGTTATAGGTGAACATCTGCAAGCCGACAAAATAATCTTTCGAATTTTCATCGTAGGCAGTGGCCTGCAAGGGTGTACCATTGCAATTGAATAAAAAACCGCATTCAGGGTTCAGGTATTTTATTTTTCGTTCATAGGATAACAGTTGTGTCCACCTATACCGCGACGACGTTCCCGCTACCGGGCGCTGCCAGTCAAGTGTCGAATCACGGAGCGGTATTTTACCATCGGAAATAAAAAAGATATTACCTTCTTTATCGCCATAGGTGGTATTAAACAATGGCAAAGCATCCATTTTCAATACCTGCTGAAACTCCTCCAGATTAGCAGCTTTGTTCATCTTAAACCATTCCTCTGCACCGCGAATATCGGAAGCGGAAGGATAACGCAAGGCATACCAGCCCTGTTTGGTTTTAAAGACCGGTCCGTATTCACAAACAGGGATTTTACGCCGGACAGGAATCCTGATGGCACCTAATTTTATTTTAAGATGGACTGGCTTATAGCTGAAATCTTTCCAGGCGCCATCATACCAGTACCGTTTCTTACCGGCACTTAATTTCATTTTATAGACATCCCCGAAATTATGGTAATCAGTGGTGTGCGCCCAGCCCAGATGTTCGTTGCATCCAACAAAAACAGATACTCCACCAGGGAATAAACCTCCCAGACAGTTCCAACCTTCGCTGCTGTTGATATGCGCCTCGTACCAAGCCATCTGTCCTTCAACTGGCTGATGCGAGTTGACGAGCAGCCATATTTTACCGTCCTCTGTCCGCGAAGGCGCAAGTACCATCGCATTGGAACCCGAACCTTTTTCATTGGGTTGAAAAAATTCAGTAGTGAGATTCTCTTTTATGGCTTTTAAGTCCATACCCGCCCCTGCCAGCAGAATGCCTAACGTAACATATCCTTTGATTACATCCTGTGGTGAAAACGGAAAGGTGTTTTTTACCAAAACCTCTTCCGGATGTTTCGACGCATAATCATTCACTCCCTGTGTGTAGCCTTCCACCACTTTCCTGAATTCAGGGGATAAATCGTTTTCATACCTGTTTTCCACCAGTGTATCAACGCCGAAGAACTGTATCGCATAATCAATCAACACTCCATTTTTTCCCAATACACTTCCTAACATATTTTTGGAAGACAATAAATTATACTGTATCAATTTGAATGCATCTTCACTATGTGCCCAGGCCAGGCCATATGCCGCATCGGCATCCGCTTTACCGTAAATGTGCGGCACCCCGAATGTATCCCGGACAATGGTTACATTTTCTTTCCGGTAGATATAGGCGGATTGTGCCGAGAAAGTACAGACTGCCACAAGTAACGAAAAGAATATTTTTTTCATAAAATTGTATCTGCTGAAAATAATAAAAAATAATAAAATTGTATACCTGCTGGATTTAAATTAAATTTGAGAAAAATCTTCCATGACTTTCGAACAACGTGCGGAACTATCGGAAACACATATATTCAAGGCTGTATTTCCAAATACGACTAACCACTACGATACATTGTTTGGGGGCACGGCCATGCAATTAATGGATGAGGTGGCGTTTATAACCGCTACCCGTTTTGCCCGGCAAAAGATGGTAACCGTCACTTCCGACAGGATTGATTTCAACATTCCCATCCCGAGTGGCACTATCATTGAGTTGATTGGAAAAGTGGTAAAGATGGGCAATACCAGTCTGGATATCAAAGTGGAAATATTTATTGAACTTATGAACTCAGACAAACGGGAATTGGCCATTTCAGGCATGTTCAAGTTCGTGGCAATCGGAGAAAACAAGAAGCCGCTTAAAATTGATATTTCAACCATTAAACAAGATTAATCAAAATGAAACACCTTTTATTCTTAATTTTCACTTCACTCACAATTCTATTAGCCGCGGAAGAAACAGGTATCCGGTTTGAACACGATGCCACCTGGCAGCAAATACTGGATAAAGCGAAGAAAGAAAATAAATTCATACTGCTGGATGCCTATGCCAGCTGGTGCGGCCCCTGCAAATGGATGGCGAAAGAGATATTTCCAAGGCCGGAAGTTGGAAAAACCATAAACCCATACTATGTGAGTGCCAAAATCGATATGGAAAAAGGGGAAGGCATTGAATTGTCCAAAAAATATGAAGTTCGAAATTATCCTACCTATCTATTCTTTGACCCGAATGGTAATCTGGTACACCGTAGCCTTGGTTCCATGATGGCTAAGGATTTCATGCAGGTCTGCAACGATGCACTGGACTCCACCAAACAATATGTGACATTGAGAAACAAATACCTGCAAGGCCAGCGAGACAGCGCCTTTCTGAAACAGTTTTCCTATATTGCCTCCAATGCTCAGGACAGCCTGTCTGCCATGTCAATGCTGAAATATTTCCAGGCCAACAACAACCAGCTGAACAGCAATACCATTCAGTTTATTTTTGCATTGACCGCCAGCATCAATGATACAGGATTCAACATGATTTTAAATAACAAAGATGCATTCTATAAAGAAATAGGAAAAGACAAGGTAGATGAGTTACTGGAAGAATTGGTTTGGAATGAAGCCAAAAAAGCCGCAAAGAAAGGGACGGATAAAGATGCTTTCCGAAAAGTCATCCGGCAATACCTGCCGGACAAAACGGACCTGCTCTGTGCCGAATATGAATTGAGTTTGCTGAAACGAACTGGCAACTGGAAAGAATATGCGGTGAAGGCTGAAAAATTCGCGAACACTTACTGCCAGAATGACTATGAACGACTGAACAGCATCGCATATAATCTTTTTGAAAACTATACATCCAAGTCTGTTTTGGAATCAGGTCTTAAACTGGGTCTGCGATCGGTGGAATTGAAGAGTACGTTTGAAAACAACGACACTGTTGCCCGTTTGTATTACAAGCTAAATAACAAAGCGAATGCAAAGCAGTATGCACAAAAGGCATATGATTTGGCAAAAGCCGCCGGCGAAGAGTCCTATGAACTTGAGGCATTTCTGAAATCACTGAAATAGTCATTTCATTAAGATCAGCTTTACCGTCTCGCTTTTGCGCATATCCGAATTCAGGATGAATGTTTTAGTCGTGTCATTATCATCTACGGAAATAGCGGCGGTATTGGGTGGTATCTTCCCCAGGTTTTCTGCAAACAATAACAACAGATTGTTTTTAGTTTTTAATTCTACGGGAACAGATAATTTTTCCTTTTTCAGCTGATAATTCATGAGAATCCAGTTTTCATTCAGCTTCAGCGAAACAATATCCCCATCTTCCTGATTGTTGTCCCAAATCTGCAGGCTGACTTTCTCACTCTTCACCGTACATTCTTTCTCCGCCACCACTTTTCTCTTCGCCAGCTCCAGTGATTTACTCTTCTTACCGTTGATGATGGAATCGGTTTTCTTTTCCAGAACAGAAAAAGAGTATCATTTTGAACAGGCTTCAGCAAGACTGATGTAAAACATTCAAATACCGGGCTGTAGCTGCCCGAACTGTCTTTCAAAATAAAATCGGCGGTCTTTCTGAATACCGGATTTCTATACAAGTCCAGTTCCCGTTTACTATCACCGGTTTTTCGGAGTTTAAA
The genomic region above belongs to Sphingobacteriales bacterium and contains:
- a CDS encoding response regulator transcription factor, coding for MNTTIKKKVLLVEDDPNLGMLLQEYLKHKNFEVELKRDGVEGLFAYRKNSYDIILLDVMMPKKDGFSVAEEIRRDDKDIPIIFLTAKSLKEDKIKGLTLGADDYITKPFSMEILELKMNAILRRTEKHEVQTAQDEYFAGDCKLDYKNHKLFVKGNEVKLTTKENELLRLFFEKKNQILERELALKHVWQDDSYFTARSMDVFISKIRKYLKDDERLQILNIHGQGYKLVENHLV
- a CDS encoding acyl-CoA thioesterase translates to MTFEQRAELSETHIFKAVFPNTTNHYDTLFGGTAMQLMDEVAFITATRFARQKMVTVTSDRIDFNIPIPSGTIIELIGKVVKMGNTSLDIKVEIFIELMNSDKRELAISGMFKFVAIGENKKPLKIDISTIKQD
- a CDS encoding DMT family transporter, coding for MQLRSKAYAQMHAATFLWGITAILGKLISIREFPLVWYRMFFISIVLFFIPGLISKLKALSNKEIRILSGIGVMIALHWVAWYGSIKFANASVAVSCIALVSLFVALLEPLINRTPFIKSNIILGLVVIPGILLINESLDLNFKFGFFLGILAALFAAVFTILNKRFTQALDPNLITFTQMLSGWIFLTLCLPLYILENPGSFHLPGWNDFILLLILSIFCTIIPYNLFLRALKASNAFTTSLINNLEPVYGILLAVIFLQENKQLNPKFYFGTGIILSAVFIHAFLSNPKKTTII
- a CDS encoding penicillin acylase family protein — encoded protein: MKKIFFSLLVAVCTFSAQSAYIYRKENVTIVRDTFGVPHIYGKADADAAYGLAWAHSEDAFKLIQYNLLSSKNMLGSVLGKNGVLIDYAIQFFGVDTLVENRYENDLSPEFRKVVEGYTQGVNDYASKHPEEVLVKNTFPFSPQDVIKGYVTLGILLAGAGMDLKAIKENLTTEFFQPNEKGSGSNAMVLAPSRTEDGKIWLLVNSHQPVEGQMAWYEAHINSSEGWNCLGGLFPGGVSVFVGCNEHLGWAHTTDYHNFGDVYKMKLSAGKKRYWYDGAWKDFSYKPVHLKIKLGAIRIPVRRKIPVCEYGPVFKTKQGWYALRYPSASDIRGAEEWFKMNKAANLEEFQQVLKMDALPLFNTTYGDKEGNIFFISDGKIPLRDSTLDWQRPVAGTSSRYRWTQLLSYERKIKYLNPECGFLFNCNGTPLQATAYDENSKDYFVGLQMFTYNRNERFSSLLNEHTGKFTWEDFKRIKFDLSYEPDGRYKRNFSALFTLDTSKYPELKDVIIKIKEWDLSGHSTDKNAGIAMLTNKFMNGRSKIPFAFLMIKEKPLSEEQVIDALSKAKNYLLKKFKTTDVELGHLQRLVRGNKSYPISGLSEVPRAVDTKYDKKLGIYKMTAGDGYMQFIKFGRENVEINTVSPFGASTHPDSKHYTDQMELFINGQTKKMSLRKEEVLNSAERSYHPWE
- a CDS encoding DUF962 domain-containing protein, whose protein sequence is MERKYQTLKDFYPYYLTEHSDPTCRMFHYIGTTGLFVIIIAAVLTHKWWMFFLLPVFGYGFAWMGHFIFEKNKPATFQYPLFSLASDFIMYFHFWTGQIDKKLAEAKTIIQG
- a CDS encoding thioredoxin family protein, producing MKHLLFLIFTSLTILLAAEETGIRFEHDATWQQILDKAKKENKFILLDAYASWCGPCKWMAKEIFPRPEVGKTINPYYVSAKIDMEKGEGIELSKKYEVRNYPTYLFFDPNGNLVHRSLGSMMAKDFMQVCNDALDSTKQYVTLRNKYLQGQRDSAFLKQFSYIASNAQDSLSAMSMLKYFQANNNQLNSNTIQFIFALTASINDTGFNMILNNKDAFYKEIGKDKVDELLEELVWNEAKKAAKKGTDKDAFRKVIRQYLPDKTDLLCAEYELSLLKRTGNWKEYAVKAEKFANTYCQNDYERLNSIAYNLFENYTSKSVLESGLKLGLRSVELKSTFENNDTVARLYYKLNNKANAKQYAQKAYDLAKAAGEESYELEAFLKSLK
- a CDS encoding HAMP domain-containing histidine kinase gives rise to the protein MNKNLLLFIAILLFLGLFGIGVVQLFWLKGAIKSREQEFDKAVYDAMIDMSAKIEDLAYQPIVNKMIQSRKIHLDENGGIIIEMSSDEDENTEFDTPKRLSPPLTNGEYEHSHTNPLLPSPESNAAADLSLEIDNLQEFMMQQMTSLQPVTELLDTSRLKQIIDEALRAHGIKTRAHYGITEYAPNNFVLLSKNAPLLELYKTPYSIDLFRRSMINECKTLKLMLPDRKKYLYASMSPMILSSSFFFLMVVGSFILLFQIIFKQKKLSDMKTDFINNMTHELKTPIATISIASEMLKDNSISSSEDNRAKYAGIIFDENKRLYNHVEQVLQLARLEKGELQLNLEDRDIHAIITATAARFNLILEDLEGRIELNLKAEQPITKIDEMHFTSVINNLIDNAIKYNDKKPLIKINTFNYTSGIQIEVIDNGVGLSREDQQKVFDKFYRVSRGNVHDTKGFGLGLSYVKSIVEKHQGKIKVESRFKEGSKFIIQLPFDIKS